A DNA window from Trypanosoma brucei brucei TREU927 chromosome 10, whole genome shotgun sequence contains the following coding sequences:
- a CDS encoding anaphase promoting complex subunit 10-like protein yields the protein MQFDGRSGGEGDAEGVQGAGAAAVNTPSIVSDDELMALEKRESLIVLQDAVWSVSSAKHGNGVMCLLDGSHNTFWQSDGVVPHVISIDFALLKPVAAVALYLDCAEDNSYTPRRMRVQAGTHNGDMADVATVTVDDPRGWVLIRMQTEAETPSSWNTPAAHSDDAKADIENDMPLDNADFEEFIQDGVWCTRVRVIVEENRQEGRDCHVRGLRVLGHIKQSLFTTASFTQNLHLR from the coding sequence ATGCAATTTGATGGACGTAGTGGTGGAGAAGGTGATGCAGAAGGGGTCCAAGGTGCTGGGGCAGCTGCAGTTAACACCCCTAGCATCGTCAGTGATGACGAGCTGATGGCTTTAGAGAAGCGGGAGTCACTTATTGTACTTCAGGATGCGGTGTGGTCTGTCAGCTCCGCTAAGCATGGAAACGGTGTCATGTGTCTTTTAGATGGATCGCACAACACGTTCTGGCAATCCGACGGTGTCGTCCCACATGTCATTTCCATTGATTTTGCGCTCCTCAAGCCTGTGGCAGCCGTCGCTTTGTATCTTGACTGTGCGGAGGACAATAGCTACACCCCGCGGAGGATGCGAGTGCAAGCTGGTACACACAATGGTGACATGGCCGACGTTGCAACCGTGACAGTAGACGATCCGCGGGGTTGGGTACTCATTAGAATGCAGACTGAAGCCGAGACACCTTCCTCATGGAATACCCCTGCAGCACATAGTGACGATGCTAAGGCGGATATCGAAAACGATATGCCCCTTGATAACGCTGATTTCGAAGAATTTATTCAAGATGGTGTGTGGTGCACGCGAGTACGCGTTATTGTGGAGGAAAACCGACAAGAGGGCCGCGATTGTCATGTTCGCGGACTCCGTGTTTTAGGACACATAAAACAAAGTCTTTTTACGACGGCCTCCTTCACACAGAACCTTCATCTTCGCTGA
- a CDS encoding tRNA pseudouridine synthase A-like protein encodes MRRLSVSFLPFHLIVTTQRRQFGGNSKDGHKGEDKPIERVGGVPPTGPHPFNITSGAEGQISNQQRKAHDAITQLFRDDAQRKALYQKPGRTIGAQTTTAAISTPPNEDEFEGLQPISGDAEPSSITAVEAVEQELLDDAFLYFPPAQQSASGSVATTATNELYVPGQQIIPPGLTRYRVDVQYQGNDFDGWWKSTTRQLFRREVGLDGSITRVPVAEPGTIGNAAGVSRGETMGSRYHARTVLEEALAVALDVNTVRVVAGVIPEVGVSVRRLCCHVDVPSHIELQPRTVIQRATMWMEKRQQPLAILSYRRCKNQDFHARHSGLRRVYVYRILNRVAPPLFDAGLQWHVDRHLDVDRMKRFAKTLEGTKDFGYFADPKMANALRRAAMSPGGFSTGAVTEENFQPKATGESHRVTRGKAPKVTMEKGPSNLDRAAALPTFNEYGQRVVQPGAHGKEYYRVATNLPTVRTVDRLDVVRQDDEVLIWFVGRSFLRHQIRNMVSVLKAAGHGLWNDLELQQALQSGFEPSRHRFKRERFPTAPAYGLTLWDVEYPDQHRDDYVQFVDSGPYEQVNIARDI; translated from the coding sequence ATGCGGAGGCTCTCGGTATCGTTCCTACCGTTTCACCTGATCGTCACTACTCAGCGTCGCCAATTTGGTGGAAACTCGAAGGATGGGCACAAGGGGGAGGACAAACCGATAGAACGCGTAGGAGGAGTGCCACCCACAGGTCCCCATCCGTTTAACATCACTAGTGGAGCAGAAGGACAAATCTCCAACCAGCAGCGCAAGGCCCACGATGCCATAACTCAACTTTTCCGCGACGACGCGCAGCGAAAGGCACTATATCAGAAGCCTGGTAGGACCATTGGGGCCCAAACTACAACTGCCGCCATCTCGACGCCGCCGAATGAAGATGAATTTGAGGGTCTGCAGCCCATTTCAGGTGATGCGGAGCCGTCGTCCATCACTGCAGTGGAGGCTGTGGAGCAAGAGTTGTTAGACGAtgcttttttgtattttccacCCGCACAGCAGTCCGCGAGTGGCAGTGTCGCTACCACTGCTACTAACGAACTGTACGTACCGGGACAGCAAATCATTCCTCCCGGATTAACgcgctaccgagtggatgtGCAATACCAGGGAAATGATTTTGATGGATGGTGGAAGAGCACGACACGCCAGCTTTTCAGACGTGAGGTCGGTTTAGATGGCTCAATCACGCGGGTGCCGGTGGCGGAGCCAGGAACCATCGGAAACGCTGCTGGGGTCTCTCGAGGGGAGACGATGGGTAGCAGATATCATGCGCGAACAGTGTTGGAGGAAGCACTTGCCGTGGCGCTCGATGTGAATACGGTCCGTGTTGTGGCCGGTGTCATACCTGAGGTTGGGGTGTCTGTGCGACGTCTCTGCTGTCACGTCGATGTACCCAGTCACATTGAGCTGCAGCCACGAACAGTGATTCAGCGGGCCACTATGTGGATGGAAAAACGCCAACAACCCCTAGCCATTTTGAGTTATCGTCGATGCAAGAACCAAGACTTTCACGCACGCCACAGTGGCTTGAGGCGTGTCTATGTTTACCGCATTCTGAATCGTGTCGCACCGCCCTTATTCGACGCTGGGCTCCAGTGGCATGTAGATCGCCACCTCGATGTGGACCGGATGAAGCGATTTGCTAAAACCCTTGAGGGCACAAAGGACTTCGGTTACTTTGCTGACCCCAAGATGGCAAATGCGCTGCGGCGGGCAGCCATGAGCCCTGGTGGTTTTTCTACAGGGGCAGTAACGGAAGAAAACTTCCAACCAAAAGCTACAGGGGAATCGCACCGAGTGACGCGCGGCAAAGCGCCGAAGGTGACGATGGAAAAAGGCCCCAGTAACCTTGATCGAGCCGCAGCGCTTCCAACTTTTAACGAGTACGGCCAGCGAGTTGTGCAGCCAGGTGCTCATGGAAAAGAATATTACCGTGTTGCAACCAATCTACCGACGGTACGGACAGTCGACAGGCTTGATGTGGTGCGGCAGGATGATGAGGTGCTTATTTGGTTTGTAGGCCGCTCTTTCCTCCGTCATCAAATTCGAAATATGGTAAGTGTGCTGAAGGCAGCTGGACACGGTCTGTGGAATGATCTGGAACTCCAGCAGGCCCTGCAAAGCGGCTTTGAGCCGTCACGGCATCGGTTCAAGCGGGAGCGCTTCCCAACAGCACCGGCGTATGGCTTGACATTGTGGGATGTGGAGTACCCGGATCAGCACCGAGACGATTACGTGCAATTTGTCGATTCTGGACCATATGAACAAGTGAACATCGCCCGTGACATATAA